Proteins encoded in a region of the Lathamus discolor isolate bLatDis1 chromosome Z, bLatDis1.hap1, whole genome shotgun sequence genome:
- the FOXB2 gene encoding forkhead box protein B2 codes for MPRPGKSSYSDQKPPYSYISLTAMAIQHSPEKMLPLSDIYKFIMERFPYYREHTQRWQNSLRHNLSFNDCFIKIPRRPDQPGKGSFWALHPDCGDMFENGSFLRRRKRFKVLRPEHHLPGGGGAGGGAGGGGPGKTPAPAPHMVHYFHSHPPPPPPPLSGKVPGLVGSEAAVAAAASVGRLPQFSPYGSSQPSGFKHPFAIENIIGRDYKGVLQAGGLPLASVMHHLGYPVPGQLSSVVSSVWPHMGVMDTVAGVPVSPDYGPFGVPVKALCHPPAQTMPAVPVPIKPAPAMTAASAIPALTVAASQICPTASPSAASLLGQTASNTPEGKGSLHSVLVHS; via the coding sequence ATGCCCAGGCCGGGGAAGAGCTCGTACAGCGACCAGAAGCCGCCCTATTCCTACATCTCCCTGACGGCCATGGCCATCCAACACTCTCCGGAGAAGATGCTGCCCCTGAGCGACATCTACAAGTTCATCATGGAGCGGTTCCCCTACTATCGGGAGCACACGCAGCGCTGGCAGAACTCCCTCCGCCACAACCTCTCCTTCAACGACTGCTTCATCAAGATCCCGCGCCGCCCCGACCAGCCGGGCAAGGGCAGCTTCTGGGCGCTGCACCCGGACTGCGGGGACATGTTTGAAAACGGCAGCTTCCTCCGACGCCGCAAGCGCTTCAAGGTCCTGCGCCCCGAGCATCAtctgcccggcggcggcggggcgggcggcggggcggggggcggcggcccCGGCAAGACCCCGGCGCCAGCCCCACACATGGTGCACTACTTCCACTCGcacccgccgccgccgccaccgcctcTCTCGGGCAAGGTGCCGGGACTGGTGGGCTCCGAGGCCGCCGTGGCTGCCGCCGCATCCGTAGGGAGGCTGCCGCAGTTCTCGCCCTACGGGAGCAGCCAGCCCTCCGGCTTCAAGCATCCCTTCGCCATCGAGAACATCATCGGCAGAGATTACAAGGGCGTGCTGCAGGCCGGCGGGCTGCCGCTGGCCTCGGTGATGCACCATCTGGGCTACCCGGTGCCAGGCCAGCTCAGCAGCGTGGTGAGCTCTGTGTGGCCGCACATGGGGGTGATGGACACCGTGGCCGGCGTGCCGGTGTCTCCAGACTACGGACCCTTCGGTGTGCCCGTAAAGGCTCTCTGCCACCCGCCGGCTCAGACCATGCCCGCCGTCCCGGTACCCATCAAACCAGCGCCGGCGATGACCGCTGCTTCGGCCATCCCCGCTCTGACGGTTGCTGCCTCGCAGATCTGCCCCACCGCCTCCCCGTCTGCCGCTTCGCTGCTAGGACAAACCGCGAGTAACACCCCCGAGGGCAAGGGCTCCCTCCACTCCGTCCTGGTGCACTCCTAA